One window from the genome of Myxococcales bacterium encodes:
- a CDS encoding glycosyltransferase family 2 protein produces MTLHLAKPALDAEEVAGLVAETRRYGPAIGSPWLSVVVVAYQEQAPLLALLDQLSAQIAAGAGPAGCELILVDNGLSPEIRAQVAARFAAGDHAVCYVLAAGNLGCSQGRNVGVAHARAAWVAFIDADGAIDATYLAACEAASSAPDVVAVRGRVRPLVPTRGLPSHYDLGEARRVAPISAEGISLWRRAEFVAAGGFEAALAGGEGPVLCYRMTERLGIAPAAFVYEPSLWLWHDYYADERHLRAKLSRYAAARLAIDRRYPLFTTYLAQFARLNAARGLPKASSRASARVMVAWVRARLEAEVAREGEGDDGNDLAAHNTVEVVSWGRGGTYATLPEVLGALRGEAAKAHASGASPTPAVRQAADFILVVPTATALARATLASVVNIFEIAPETDLVLPWIEAPAGAAGDASRLPGEVRDAAWLARSVPTGPWAVRRSALASPAFFELWREGGDVASAWERWLTRRGRVRALRLVDSMVPPRVRRGVWPSRWALLGLRAADRLLALRR; encoded by the coding sequence ATGACGCTTCACCTGGCTAAGCCGGCGCTCGACGCGGAGGAGGTCGCCGGGCTGGTGGCCGAGACCAGGCGCTACGGCCCGGCAATTGGGTCGCCGTGGCTCTCCGTGGTCGTCGTGGCTTACCAAGAGCAGGCGCCGTTATTGGCGCTTTTAGACCAACTCTCCGCGCAAATTGCAGCAGGCGCGGGACCCGCAGGTTGCGAATTAATTCTGGTTGACAACGGACTCTCGCCAGAGATTCGCGCGCAGGTTGCGGCGCGTTTCGCGGCGGGCGACCATGCCGTTTGCTATGTGCTTGCCGCAGGTAATCTCGGCTGCTCACAAGGGCGCAACGTGGGTGTCGCCCACGCACGCGCGGCGTGGGTGGCCTTTATCGATGCCGACGGCGCGATCGACGCGACGTATCTTGCGGCCTGCGAGGCAGCAAGCTCGGCACCCGATGTGGTCGCGGTGCGAGGGCGAGTGCGCCCCCTGGTGCCCACCCGGGGTTTGCCGTCGCACTATGACTTAGGCGAGGCGCGCCGCGTCGCACCCATTTCGGCAGAAGGCATCTCCTTGTGGCGACGCGCGGAGTTTGTTGCCGCGGGCGGTTTCGAGGCGGCGCTCGCAGGCGGCGAGGGGCCGGTGCTGTGCTACCGCATGACGGAGCGCCTCGGTATTGCGCCCGCCGCCTTCGTCTACGAACCATCACTTTGGCTGTGGCACGATTATTATGCGGACGAACGCCACCTGCGCGCGAAGCTGAGCCGTTACGCGGCCGCACGGCTTGCGATTGACCGGCGCTATCCCCTATTTACAACCTACCTCGCGCAGTTCGCGCGACTCAACGCGGCGCGTGGGTTGCCCAAGGCCTCCTCGCGCGCGAGTGCCCGTGTCATGGTCGCGTGGGTGCGGGCGAGGCTTGAGGCCGAGGTCGCGCGCGAAGGCGAAGGTGATGATGGCAATGACCTCGCCGCGCACAACACGGTCGAGGTGGTTTCATGGGGGCGCGGTGGCACCTATGCGACGCTGCCCGAGGTGCTAGGCGCGTTGCGAGGCGAAGCTGCCAAGGCGCACGCTAGCGGCGCGAGCCCAACCCCCGCCGTGCGCCAGGCAGCCGACTTCATCCTTGTGGTGCCTACCGCTACCGCCCTCGCGCGCGCAACGCTGGCGAGCGTGGTGAACATCTTCGAGATCGCACCGGAGACGGATCTCGTGTTGCCGTGGATCGAAGCGCCCGCCGGGGCAGCGGGCGACGCCTCGCGTCTGCCGGGTGAGGTCCGCGATGCGGCGTGGTTGGCGCGCAGCGTGCCCACAGGGCCATGGGCCGTGAGGCGTTCCGCGCTGGCTAGCCCCGCATTTTTCGAACTTTGGCGCGAGGGCGGAGATGTCGCCTCGGCGTGGGAGCGTTGGTTGACGCGGCGTGGGCGCGTGCGCGCGCTGCGCTTGGTAGATAGCATGGTGCCGCCACGCGTGCGACGAGGGGTGTGGCCGTCGCGGTGGGCGTTGCTTGGGTTGCGCGCGGCAGATCGGTTGCTGGCGCTACGGCGATGA
- a CDS encoding ABC transporter ATP-binding protein: MTTTIEVERVTLEFPRSKVYIGPILESLRNMFSGGATTRRDTYVALRDVSLRAGSGDIIGVLGHNGAGKSTLLRLIAGIYRPDQGTVRTAASVLLLAGLSAGFNVQLSGRENIFLYGAILGLSRGEILQLQDESIEFAELADFIDQPLRTYSNGMRSRLGFSIASAVVPDVLLIDETLSAGDAAFREKSAARIKTMISSVHTVLLASHNMNLIRDVCTRAILIDRGQLVAEGEVEQIIAYHLKKAPLPTGPA; this comes from the coding sequence ATGACGACGACCATTGAGGTGGAGCGCGTCACGCTCGAGTTCCCGCGGAGCAAGGTCTACATCGGCCCCATCCTCGAGTCCTTGCGCAACATGTTTTCGGGGGGCGCGACGACGCGGCGAGACACCTATGTGGCGCTGCGAGACGTGTCGCTTCGCGCCGGCAGCGGCGACATCATTGGGGTGCTTGGTCATAATGGTGCGGGCAAGAGCACGCTGCTGCGGCTCATCGCGGGCATCTACCGCCCCGATCAAGGCACGGTGCGGACGGCGGCCAGCGTGTTGCTCCTGGCAGGGCTATCGGCGGGCTTCAACGTGCAGCTATCGGGTCGCGAGAATATTTTTCTTTATGGCGCCATCCTCGGCCTCTCGCGCGGCGAGATCCTGCAGTTACAAGACGAGAGCATCGAGTTCGCCGAGTTAGCCGATTTCATTGATCAGCCGCTGCGTACCTACTCCAACGGGATGCGCTCGCGGCTTGGCTTCTCCATCGCCTCGGCCGTGGTGCCAGATGTGCTCCTCATTGATGAGACGCTCTCGGCGGGCGACGCGGCGTTTCGGGAAAAATCCGCGGCCCGCATTAAGACCATGATCTCCAGCGTCCACACCGTGCTGCTGGCGTCCCACAACATGAACCTAATCCGCGATGTCTGCACGCGCGCGATCTTGATAGATCGAGGCCAGCTCGTCGCCGAAGGCGAGGTCGAACAGATCATTGCCTACCATCTCAAGAAGGCGCCGTTGCCCACGGGCCCGGCATGA
- a CDS encoding ABC transporter permease, with protein MRASVTLAEPNPRVGYWRGGIVALRNIWAHRGLIREFTARDVRLKYRNSSFGYLWSLLEPLLLAVVYVVLFTLIAHRPDRTFPLAVVLGVISWGFFGQALNKGQVSLTNNASLIQNIYFPREVFAIAGVLAQLVISSLSLLVAIPFMIYLGIHPTWHLLYVPIGMTMITLLATGLGMGTAGYNVLNRDIEHFSRFVIRAGMYVSPVMWTVHTLAETRAGALKYLLLNPVAVPMTLIGDGVMGRTPAIGWGHYAYASAFAVLALIWGLATFRRMEGVVVKKL; from the coding sequence GTGCGCGCGTCCGTCACGCTTGCCGAGCCCAATCCCCGCGTCGGCTACTGGCGGGGCGGCATCGTGGCGCTGCGCAATATTTGGGCGCATCGCGGGCTGATTCGCGAGTTTACGGCGCGTGACGTTCGCCTCAAGTACCGAAACTCTTCGTTCGGCTATTTATGGTCGCTGCTCGAACCGCTGCTCTTGGCGGTGGTCTACGTGGTGCTCTTCACCCTGATCGCGCATCGCCCGGATCGGACCTTTCCGCTGGCGGTGGTCCTCGGCGTAATTAGTTGGGGTTTTTTTGGTCAGGCGCTCAACAAGGGGCAGGTGTCCCTAACCAACAACGCTAGCCTAATTCAGAATATCTACTTCCCGCGGGAGGTGTTCGCGATCGCAGGGGTGTTGGCGCAACTCGTGATCTCGAGCCTCTCCTTGTTGGTCGCCATTCCCTTCATGATCTACCTCGGGATCCACCCGACGTGGCATCTATTATATGTCCCCATCGGCATGACCATGATCACGCTGCTAGCGACCGGGCTGGGCATGGGCACGGCGGGCTACAACGTTCTGAACCGAGATATCGAGCATTTCTCGCGCTTCGTGATCCGCGCCGGAATGTACGTCTCGCCCGTGATGTGGACGGTGCACACGCTGGCGGAAACGCGCGCAGGCGCCCTAAAATACCTGTTGCTCAATCCAGTTGCGGTGCCGATGACGCTGATTGGCGATGGGGTCATGGGGCGCACACCTGCCATAGGGTGGGGGCACTACGCATACGCCAGCGCGTTTGCGGTGCTCGCCTTGATCTGGGGGCTGGCGACGTTTCGGCGCATGGAGGGCGTGGTGGTCAAGAAGCTATGA
- a CDS encoding glycosyltransferase, whose amino-acid sequence MLGVVALTLGAVVVCAPLLVLLIWHRRGAGVAYDNAYQPHVTVITPMFNEGANIRRTLQSILAQNYPADKLEIIVVDDCSTDDSFAHAQAVLKGVPNARVIRNATNLGKRHSINRAVNLSSAEIIVSVDSDVVVDPDAIRQMIRCFSSPRVGAVGGRVAILNDRDNWLSRMQTVKYYYSYFLIKRIELRFRSVLCLSGCLTAYRRHVLQELLPVLESRNILGVDIKYGEDRFLTRMIVKAGYQTIMNVHAVCRTTAPTSLSDYLSQQLRWRRSNMVDYFGGLSHVWRTHPLVAMYFYSLFALILIYPLLLLSAAMSGNFIELMVSHVVVAFLLGVAYRLHAYKDPNASAWHALPLALTIPLTYGILTPLALLTLDSGTWETRGHQEATPQPAKAAAGGRLPTSGEAVADGLGLTMTAPSRPTRADLIAVASAVAFPAAASELPSIELRGRAGK is encoded by the coding sequence ATGCTTGGCGTCGTTGCGTTGACGCTCGGCGCGGTGGTGGTTTGCGCCCCCTTGCTGGTGCTGCTCATCTGGCACCGACGCGGCGCGGGGGTCGCTTACGACAATGCGTATCAACCCCACGTCACGGTCATCACGCCCATGTTCAATGAGGGCGCCAATATCAGGCGCACGCTGCAAAGCATCCTCGCGCAAAACTACCCCGCCGATAAGCTCGAAATCATCGTCGTCGATGATTGCTCCACCGACGATAGCTTTGCCCACGCCCAGGCGGTGTTAAAGGGCGTGCCCAATGCGCGGGTGATTCGCAACGCCACCAATCTCGGCAAGCGACATTCGATCAATCGCGCCGTGAACCTCAGCAGCGCGGAGATCATTGTGTCGGTGGACTCCGACGTCGTGGTCGATCCGGACGCAATCCGCCAAATGATCCGCTGCTTCTCGAGCCCACGGGTTGGCGCTGTCGGTGGCCGCGTCGCCATTCTCAACGACCGCGACAACTGGTTGTCGCGCATGCAGACGGTTAAGTATTATTACAGCTACTTTCTCATCAAGCGCATCGAATTGCGCTTCCGCTCGGTGCTGTGCCTCTCGGGGTGCCTCACCGCCTACCGCCGCCACGTGCTGCAAGAGCTGCTGCCGGTGCTCGAGTCGCGCAATATCCTCGGGGTCGACATCAAGTATGGCGAGGACCGCTTCCTGACCCGCATGATCGTCAAGGCCGGCTATCAGACCATCATGAACGTGCACGCCGTGTGCCGTACCACCGCGCCGACCTCGCTGTCGGACTACCTTTCGCAACAGTTGCGCTGGCGTCGCTCGAATATGGTCGACTACTTCGGCGGCCTGTCGCACGTCTGGCGCACGCACCCGCTGGTGGCGATGTACTTTTATTCGCTGTTTGCGCTCATCCTCATCTATCCCTTGCTCTTGCTCTCCGCGGCGATGAGCGGAAATTTTATCGAGCTGATGGTGTCGCACGTCGTCGTCGCCTTCTTGCTTGGCGTGGCGTATCGCCTCCACGCGTACAAAGACCCCAACGCCTCGGCGTGGCATGCGCTGCCGCTCGCGCTCACCATCCCGCTGACGTACGGCATTCTGACCCCGCTGGCCCTGCTGACCCTAGACTCGGGCACGTGGGAAACGCGCGGTCACCAAGAGGCAACGCCGCAACCCGCCAAGGCTGCCGCTGGTGGGCGCCTTCCAACGAGCGGCGAGGCCGTGGCCGATGGCCTCGGGCTGACCATGACGGCGCCTTCGCGCCCAACCCGCGCCGACCTGATCGCCGTCGCCTCGGCGGTGGCGTTTCCCGCCGCGGCCAGCGAGCTGCCGTCTATCGAGCTTCGCGGTCGAGCTGGTAAATAG
- a CDS encoding DUF2279 domain-containing protein, with translation MRPNAALGPGAEVASAPNSQPAISPAEDAGVLKRRKRRSLLAVGGTYAAITTWMYFAWFYDKPELPNFTFGGDRWFQDSTYAGGADKLGHMWSGYALGRLTTTLLRRGGWSPGAASILGSSLSCALFTYVEIHDGFYYQMSPGDLAGDATGCLLSWVMERSPTLDRMFDLRVEYVSSPEYRRTFLDGDINIAEDYSGQSFMLAAHIGEMPWLRAQPSAKYLRYVDVVVGFKTRNYKPDPDPELGKQRRQTLFLGLSLNAQAVWDDVFARQRKLRRIGHGIFEVANLPYTSLPLVKATRSPDD, from the coding sequence ATGCGGCCAAATGCCGCATTGGGCCCCGGGGCTGAGGTGGCGAGCGCGCCGAACTCCCAGCCTGCCATTTCCCCTGCCGAGGACGCGGGGGTGTTGAAGCGGCGCAAGCGTCGATCGCTCTTGGCGGTCGGCGGGACTTATGCGGCCATAACGACCTGGATGTACTTCGCGTGGTTCTACGACAAACCCGAGCTGCCCAATTTTACGTTTGGCGGCGATCGTTGGTTTCAAGACTCAACGTACGCAGGTGGTGCCGACAAGCTCGGACACATGTGGTCGGGCTATGCGCTCGGCCGCCTGACGACAACCCTGCTTAGGCGGGGCGGATGGAGCCCCGGTGCCGCGAGCATCTTGGGCAGCAGTCTTTCCTGCGCACTATTCACCTACGTCGAGATTCACGATGGCTTTTATTACCAAATGTCCCCTGGCGATCTCGCCGGCGATGCCACGGGGTGTCTGCTGTCATGGGTGATGGAACGCTCGCCTACGCTCGACCGCATGTTCGACTTGCGCGTCGAGTATGTATCATCGCCCGAATATCGCCGCACCTTCCTCGATGGCGACATCAACATCGCCGAAGATTATTCCGGCCAATCCTTTATGCTCGCCGCGCACATCGGCGAAATGCCGTGGCTGCGCGCCCAGCCCTCGGCGAAGTATCTCCGCTACGTCGACGTCGTCGTGGGCTTTAAGACGCGCAACTATAAGCCAGACCCGGACCCTGAGCTTGGCAAGCAGCGGCGCCAGACCTTGTTTCTCGGGTTGTCGCTCAACGCGCAGGCTGTGTGGGACGACGTGTTCGCGCGGCAGCGCAAGCTTCGCCGCATCGGCCATGGCATTTTCGAGGTGGCCAACCTGCCGTATACGTCGCTGCCCTTGGTCAAGGCGACGCGATCCCCAGATGATTAG
- a CDS encoding DUF4442 domain-containing protein — MNRLATNVAKLKRYPAWALSWSIGRFVKFTGTAGVRYEDVTCERVVVSLANAPRVRNHIGQIHAAAMALLAETATGIVVGMNVPDDKIPLIKYMNVKFVRRSQGAMRAEATLTAEQRELITTTPKGDVIVAVVVTDETGNQPIECEMCWAWIPKKR, encoded by the coding sequence ATGAACCGCCTCGCCACCAATGTTGCCAAGCTTAAGCGCTACCCCGCATGGGCCTTGTCGTGGTCAATCGGGCGTTTCGTGAAGTTTACCGGCACCGCGGGGGTGCGCTACGAAGACGTCACCTGCGAGCGCGTCGTCGTCAGCCTGGCCAACGCACCGCGCGTGCGCAATCACATCGGCCAAATTCATGCCGCCGCCATGGCGCTGCTCGCCGAGACCGCCACCGGCATTGTCGTCGGCATGAACGTGCCGGACGACAAGATCCCGCTGATTAAGTACATGAACGTCAAGTTCGTGCGGCGCTCGCAAGGCGCGATGCGCGCCGAGGCGACGCTGACCGCCGAGCAACGAGAACTTATTACCACCACGCCCAAGGGCGACGTCATCGTCGCGGTGGTCGTTACCGACGAAACCGGCAATCAACCCATCGAATGCGAGATGTGCTGGGCGTGGATTCCGAAGAAGCGCTAA
- a CDS encoding VTT domain-containing protein — translation MNFEEMLATFGVYGASVIVGILSGLLPLPVGESFLLALSSEARVSWWALQGSILIVVAIQTAIRVPMFYAGTRADHVPSKRWRDRLERARKKVEKWQDKPKWILFIAAVFGFPPYYLAVIVAGILKMPLRTFLIVSVAGRLIHYGAIAASPYLFR, via the coding sequence ATGAATTTTGAGGAGATGCTCGCCACCTTCGGGGTTTATGGCGCCAGCGTCATCGTCGGCATCTTGTCGGGCCTGCTGCCACTGCCAGTCGGCGAGTCGTTTTTGCTCGCGCTTTCCAGCGAGGCGCGCGTGTCGTGGTGGGCGTTGCAGGGTTCGATCCTCATCGTGGTCGCCATCCAGACCGCGATCCGCGTGCCGATGTTCTATGCCGGCACGCGCGCCGATCATGTGCCGAGCAAGCGCTGGCGCGATCGGCTCGAGCGGGCGCGCAAAAAGGTGGAGAAATGGCAAGACAAGCCAAAATGGATCTTGTTTATCGCCGCCGTCTTCGGCTTTCCACCGTATTACTTGGCAGTCATCGTCGCCGGCATCCTCAAGATGCCGCTGCGGACGTTTCTTATCGTATCGGTGGCTGGACGGCTCATTCACTATGGCGCGATTGCCGCGTCGCCCTATCTATTCCGCTAG
- a CDS encoding DUF3127 domain-containing protein codes for MAMEAIGKLHAIFDTTQVSARFTKREFVVELADNPKYPQRVMFQLSGDRCGQLDSFQIGDEVRVEFSLRGREWQSPKGETKFFNSLDVWKVEPAREGASPPRRARDSHSAGQGAGFDGDVPPPRDDDFRQTGGSFDAADDIPF; via the coding sequence ATGGCAATGGAAGCAATTGGCAAGCTACACGCAATCTTTGACACGACGCAGGTCTCCGCGCGATTTACCAAGCGCGAGTTCGTTGTCGAGCTCGCGGATAACCCGAAATACCCGCAGCGCGTGATGTTCCAACTCAGCGGCGATCGCTGCGGCCAGCTCGACAGCTTTCAGATTGGCGACGAGGTGCGCGTCGAGTTTTCGCTGCGCGGTCGCGAGTGGCAGAGCCCCAAGGGCGAGACCAAATTTTTTAACAGCCTCGATGTGTGGAAGGTCGAGCCCGCCCGCGAAGGCGCCTCGCCACCGCGCCGCGCCCGCGACAGTCATAGTGCCGGCCAGGGCGCCGGGTTTGACGGCGACGTACCGCCACCGCGCGACGATGATTTTCGCCAGACCGGTGGCTCGTTTGACGCCGCCGATGATATTCCGTTCTGA
- the tsaA gene encoding tRNA (N6-threonylcarbamoyladenosine(37)-N6)-methyltransferase TrmO, translated as MSARAFTFAAIGAVRCDQVDKFATPRQPFVAGDKKGTIELAPGHHFEHALADLELFTHIWVLFVFDRNETWHPKVMPPMGSDIRRGVFATRSPHRPNPIGMSVLRLHRVEGLSLHVSGVDILDGTPVLDIKPYVPVADIVQQASAGWLEADAAQGAPAYHVAMSAEVETRLAWWEAAGGEPLRDRIAAALQVAPQPRAFGRIRKGEAGALVLGLPGWRVHFRVIGEVVEVIDLRSAHKPSHWAKDPGLHLHRDFIAKFGA; from the coding sequence ATGTCAGCGCGCGCATTCACCTTTGCTGCCATCGGCGCGGTGCGCTGCGATCAGGTCGATAAATTTGCAACGCCGCGCCAGCCCTTCGTCGCTGGCGATAAAAAGGGCACCATTGAATTAGCCCCGGGACATCATTTTGAGCATGCCCTGGCCGATTTGGAGCTGTTTACGCATATCTGGGTCCTGTTCGTTTTTGATCGCAACGAGACGTGGCATCCCAAGGTCATGCCGCCCATGGGCAGCGATATCAGACGCGGCGTCTTTGCGACGCGCTCGCCGCATCGGCCCAACCCCATCGGCATGAGCGTGTTGAGGCTGCATCGCGTTGAGGGCCTCTCCTTGCACGTATCGGGGGTAGACATTCTCGACGGCACCCCAGTGCTCGACATCAAGCCGTATGTGCCGGTGGCGGATATCGTGCAGCAGGCAAGCGCCGGGTGGCTGGAGGCAGACGCGGCGCAGGGCGCGCCGGCGTACCACGTCGCGATGTCCGCCGAGGTCGAGACGCGCCTCGCCTGGTGGGAGGCCGCGGGCGGTGAGCCCTTGCGCGATCGCATCGCCGCGGCGTTGCAGGTGGCGCCGCAGCCGCGCGCGTTTGGCCGCATTCGCAAGGGCGAGGCCGGCGCGCTGGTGCTTGGGCTGCCGGGCTGGCGCGTGCATTTTCGCGTCATCGGCGAGGTGGTCGAGGTCATCGATCTGCGCAGCGCCCACAAGCCTTCGCATTGGGCCAAAGATCCCGGGCTTCACCTACACCGCGATTTTATTGCGAAGTTTGGCGCGTGA